A region of Paractinoplanes abujensis DNA encodes the following proteins:
- a CDS encoding DUF4397 domain-containing protein: MRILPFRRTAAIGAVALLSFGVAAALGSSPAYAKANSQVTVVHGIPGQAVDVYVNGKKTIPDFQPGKVAGPLSLPAGEYDIALTKPGDAIGSALLKVDNAEVPGDANISLVAHLTADGKPALTPFANDTAKLAAGKARLIVRHAAAAPAVDIRAGGQPVFEGVTNGKEGKADLDAGTVSADVVLAGGDTRVLGPADLDLKEGTATIVYAVGSAEDKTLDIVSQTITGLHSAPGGVPSGDGGQADGNGSLPWYGIGAAGILLALFGLTRLATGRR; the protein is encoded by the coding sequence ATGCGCATTCTGCCCTTCCGCCGTACGGCCGCGATCGGCGCGGTCGCCCTGCTCAGTTTTGGCGTTGCCGCCGCGCTCGGTTCGTCGCCGGCCTACGCCAAGGCCAACTCACAGGTCACGGTCGTGCACGGCATTCCCGGCCAGGCGGTGGACGTCTACGTCAACGGCAAGAAGACCATCCCCGACTTCCAGCCGGGCAAGGTCGCCGGCCCGCTGAGCCTGCCCGCGGGTGAGTACGACATCGCCCTGACCAAGCCGGGTGACGCCATCGGCAGCGCCCTGCTCAAGGTCGACAACGCCGAGGTGCCCGGCGACGCCAACATCAGCCTGGTCGCGCACCTGACCGCCGACGGCAAGCCCGCGCTGACCCCGTTCGCCAACGACACCGCCAAGCTGGCCGCGGGCAAGGCCCGGCTGATCGTCAGGCACGCCGCGGCCGCCCCGGCCGTCGACATCCGGGCCGGCGGCCAGCCGGTCTTCGAGGGCGTGACCAACGGCAAGGAGGGCAAGGCCGACCTGGACGCGGGTACGGTCTCGGCCGACGTGGTGCTGGCCGGCGGCGACACCCGGGTGCTCGGCCCGGCCGACCTCGACCTGAAGGAAGGCACCGCGACGATCGTGTACGCGGTGGGCTCGGCCGAGGACAAGACCCTCGACATCGTGTCGCAGACGATCACCGGACTGCACTCCGCCCCCGGCGGCGTGCCCAGCGGTGACGGCGGCCAGGCCGACGGCAACGGCTCGCTGCCCTGGTACGGCATCGGCGCGGCCGGCATCCTGCTGGCCCTGTTCGGCCTCACCCGCCTGGCGACCGGACGTCGATGA
- a CDS encoding RNA polymerase sigma factor → MSSDDELAERLRAGDEKALRVAYERHGSAVLYLAQRMVGNRADAEDITQMTFVAAWSGRDGFDPQRGTMLAWLLGIARRKAVDRLRSAARDQRTTETVQAQQTAPPAEETPERIVDRLVVADELGRLPEEQRRTLELAFFDDLTHPQIATVTGLPLGTVKSHIRRGMANLRRRWEVDGATFGSRSAGPSRAL, encoded by the coding sequence ATGAGCTCCGACGACGAACTCGCCGAGCGGTTACGCGCCGGCGACGAGAAGGCTTTGCGGGTGGCGTACGAGCGACACGGCTCGGCCGTTCTCTATCTGGCTCAGCGAATGGTGGGCAACCGGGCCGACGCGGAGGACATCACGCAGATGACGTTCGTGGCCGCGTGGTCGGGCCGGGACGGCTTCGATCCGCAACGCGGCACGATGCTGGCCTGGCTGCTGGGGATAGCGCGGCGCAAAGCCGTCGACCGGCTCCGGTCGGCGGCGCGGGACCAGCGGACGACGGAGACCGTGCAGGCTCAGCAGACGGCGCCGCCGGCCGAGGAGACACCGGAACGCATCGTCGACCGGCTCGTGGTCGCCGACGAGCTGGGCCGGTTGCCCGAAGAACAGCGACGCACACTGGAACTGGCGTTCTTCGACGATCTCACCCATCCCCAGATAGCGACCGTCACCGGGCTGCCCCTGGGCACGGTCAAGAGCCATATCCGCCGGGGAATGGCCAACCTGCGACGCCGTTGGGAGGTGGACGGTGCAACATTTGGATCCCGATCGGCTGGTCCTTCTCGCGCTCTCTGA
- a CDS encoding anti-sigma factor: MQHLDPDRLVLLALSEEIEELSESDHLAQCEGCRREIEELRHVAELGSQAQDLRELPDPPAHVWHAIQAGIADAPAPVAPVIDMAGRRERRQRPRWVLPTIAAAAAAVLAVAGTVAVDRFTNRTPDGPVTARATLEPLKAAPPNAGGDVRVLDDGRMRVDVRNLPLTTGFHEVWLLDPDQPGKMVAVGSLSDKPDAVLPVPPGTDLNRYRLVDISDEPHDGDATHSGRSLLRGTLTY; this comes from the coding sequence GTGCAACATTTGGATCCCGATCGGCTGGTCCTTCTCGCGCTCTCTGAGGAGATCGAGGAGCTGAGCGAATCCGATCACCTGGCGCAGTGCGAGGGCTGCCGGCGCGAGATAGAAGAGCTGCGGCACGTCGCCGAGCTCGGCTCGCAGGCGCAAGACCTGCGGGAGCTGCCCGACCCGCCGGCCCATGTGTGGCACGCCATCCAGGCCGGCATCGCCGACGCGCCGGCGCCGGTCGCGCCGGTGATCGACATGGCGGGGCGCCGCGAGCGCCGTCAGCGGCCACGGTGGGTGCTGCCGACGATCGCCGCGGCCGCGGCCGCGGTGCTGGCAGTGGCGGGCACGGTGGCCGTCGACCGGTTCACCAACCGGACACCGGACGGGCCGGTGACGGCCCGCGCGACGCTGGAGCCGCTGAAGGCGGCGCCGCCGAACGCGGGCGGTGACGTCCGGGTGCTGGACGACGGCCGGATGCGGGTCGACGTGCGCAACCTGCCGCTGACCACGGGCTTCCACGAGGTGTGGCTGCTCGATCCGGACCAGCCGGGCAAGATGGTGGCGGTCGGCAGCCTGTCCGACAAGCCCGACGCGGTGCTGCCGGTGCCGCCGGGCACCGACCTGAACCGGTATCGCCTGGTCGACATCAGCGACGAACCGCACGACGGCGACGCCACCCATTCGGGTCGCAGCCTGCTGCGCGGAACTCTCACGTATTAG